In Longimicrobium sp., the sequence CACCGGCACGTGAAAGAGCGCTCGACTCAGGCCGTTGTAGATGCCGGAGACGAACGCCTTCTCGTACTTCCCTTCCTTGAATCCCGTGACCATGTCCGCCGAATCGGCGAGGATCGGCGCGACGAGGCGCGGGATGTCTTCCGGCTTGAACTGAAGGTCAGCGGGATAGAACACGAGCACCGAACCCGACGAGTTCAGGTAGCCGGTGCGCAGCGCGTCCGCGATGCCGCGCTTCGCGCGGTGACGGACGGTGCGAAGGAAGGGATACTGTCCACGTAGGCGCTGCAGCACGGCCCACGTGTCGTCAGCCGAGCCGTCGTCGATGACGACGACTTCGTAGGAGGTCTCCGGATGCGAGGCGAACGCTTCCGCCGCGAGCTGCATGAACAGCGGAAGGTTCTCCGCCTCGTCCTTCGCCGGCACGAGCACCGACACCTCGGCGCGCCGCGGTTCGGCAAGCGGTGCATACGCCACGATTGCTTCGCGGCGCCCGGTCGTCATACGCGCTTGCGCATGCGTGCCGACAGCACGCCCAGCTGGTCGCGGTACTTGGCGACGGTGCGCCGTGCGATCTGCACGCCGCCTTCCTTCAGGATGTTGACGATCGCCTGGTCGGTGAGGGGATGCTTCGGGTCCTCATCGGCGACGAGCTTCTGGATCTGCGCCTTGATGCCCCGGGCGGACACGTCCTCGCCGGCGGTGGTGGAGAGGCCGGACGAGAAGAAGAACTTGAGCGGGAGCACGCCGCGCGGCGTCTGGACGAACTTCTCGGTCGTCACGCGGCTCACCGTGCTCTCGTGCATGTTGATCACCTCGGCCACCTCGCGCAGGGTGAGCGGCTTGAGGTATTGCACGCCTTTCTCGAAGAACTCGCGCTGCCGCTCGACGATGTAGTTCATCACCTTGAGCATCGTCTGCCGGCGCTGCTCGATCGCCTGGATCATCCAGTTGGCCGAGTTCAGCTTGTTGGAGATGAACTCCTTGTTCTCGCCCTGGAACTTCTTCTTGTCCTTGGCGATGTCGCGGTATGTCCGCGACAGCTTCAGCCGCGGCAGCGACGTGTCGTTGAGGAAGACCAGGTACTCGCCCTCGATCTTCTCCACGATCAGGTCGGGGATGATGTAGTTGTCGCCGTGGCTCGCGTACTTGAGGCCCGGCTTGGGGTCGAGCTTGGCCACCTCGTCGGCCGCGTCCTGCACGTCGCGCGGGGTGATCGACAGCTCCTTGCTGATCTCGCTCCAGCGGTGGTTGATCAGCTGGTCGAAGTACTGGTCGACGATGCGGTAGGCCAGCGACCCGGCCAGGCGCTCCTCGACCTCGGCGTGCGCCGGCTCGCCCTCGCCCGTCTCCTTCACCAGCTCCTGGACGACGGAGTCGCGCAGCTGCAGCAGGATGCACTCGCGCAGGTCGCGCGCGCCGATCCCCGGCGGGTCGAAGAGCTGGATCACCTGCAGCATCCGCTCGGCCTCTTCCACGCTGAACGGCGTCTCGCGGTCCCACCCGTCGGTGCCGTGCATGAAGTCGTTCAGCGACTGCACGATCTCGTCGAGCGGCGCCTCGAGGTATCCCTCGTCGTTGATGTTGCCGATGATCTCCTCGCCCAGCAGGAGCTCGCGGTCCGACAGGCGCAGGAGCGTGAGCTGGTCCTGCAGGTGATCGCCCAGCTCGGGGGTGTCCACCGACACGGGCTCGTAGTACTCGCGCTCCTCGTACTCCTCGCGGCGGCCGCCGGTCTCGAAGCCGTTCAGGAGGATCTCCTCCCAGTCGATCTCGTCGTCCTTCTCCTGCTCCTTCTCGTCCTTGGGCTGCTCCACCTGCTCCTCGACGTCGCCTTCCACCATCTCCAGGAAGGGGTTGTTCAGCAGCTCCTGCTTGAGGTGCTGCTGCAGATCCAGGAGCGGCATGTAGAGAAGATCCATCGCCTGGTACAGGCGAGGGTTGATCTTCATCTCCTGCTTGAGGGTTGTCCCCTGGTACAGGCCCGTCTTCATACCGCGTCTTCCGATTCAGGGTGATCGTACCGCTCGCGCATCCGGGCGGTCAGCGTGGGACCCAGGTAGATCTCCGCGACTTCGTCGTTCCAGACCAGCTCGCTGACCGTGCCGCTGACCCGCACGCGGCCCTCGTACATGATGTAGGCGCGATCGACGATGTCCAAGGTCTGCTCCACGTTGTGGTCGGAGATCAGCACTCCGATCCCGCGGCGGCGCAGGTCGCTCACGATCTGCTGGATGTCGTGCACGGCGATGGGGTCCACGCCGGCGAAAGGCTCGTCCAGCAGCATGAACTTGGGCTGCGAGACCAGCGCGCGGGTGATCTCCAGCCGCCGCCGCTCGCCGCCCGAGAGCGCGTACGCCTTCGTCTTGCGGAGATGCTTGATCCCCAGCTCGTCGAGCAGCTCCTCGAGCCGCCGCTTTCGCTCGGCCTTGGTCAGCTTCATCATCTGCAGGATGGCCATCACGTTCTCCTCCACCGTCAGCCG encodes:
- the rpoN gene encoding RNA polymerase factor sigma-54; translation: MKTGLYQGTTLKQEMKINPRLYQAMDLLYMPLLDLQQHLKQELLNNPFLEMVEGDVEEQVEQPKDEKEQEKDDEIDWEEILLNGFETGGRREEYEEREYYEPVSVDTPELGDHLQDQLTLLRLSDRELLLGEEIIGNINDEGYLEAPLDEIVQSLNDFMHGTDGWDRETPFSVEEAERMLQVIQLFDPPGIGARDLRECILLQLRDSVVQELVKETGEGEPAHAEVEERLAGSLAYRIVDQYFDQLINHRWSEISKELSITPRDVQDAADEVAKLDPKPGLKYASHGDNYIIPDLIVEKIEGEYLVFLNDTSLPRLKLSRTYRDIAKDKKKFQGENKEFISNKLNSANWMIQAIEQRRQTMLKVMNYIVERQREFFEKGVQYLKPLTLREVAEVINMHESTVSRVTTEKFVQTPRGVLPLKFFFSSGLSTTAGEDVSARGIKAQIQKLVADEDPKHPLTDQAIVNILKEGGVQIARRTVAKYRDQLGVLSARMRKRV
- a CDS encoding glycosyltransferase family 2 protein, with amino-acid sequence MTTGRREAIVAYAPLAEPRRAEVSVLVPAKDEAENLPLFMQLAAEAFASHPETSYEVVVIDDGSADDTWAVLQRLRGQYPFLRTVRHRAKRGIADALRTGYLNSSGSVLVFYPADLQFKPEDIPRLVAPILADSADMVTGFKEGKYEKAFVSGIYNGLSRALFHVPV